A single genomic interval of Granulicella tundricola MP5ACTX9 harbors:
- a CDS encoding sigma-54-dependent transcriptional regulator: MPQALTAPPTNATAADLIRILIIDDEPSIRESLETLLILEGFHVTLAIDGPNGLDTLSHQDFDLLLLDLALPGESGIDLLPRITAMHPHLPVIMITAFGTVNNVVDAIRAGAENFVQKPWDNEKLLADIRSAIARHRAEAEVIQLKRTLKQRYNFENIIGKSEPMLRLFDTVAQVAPSRSTVLLQGESGTGKELIAKAIHQNSPRRDKPFIPVNTGAIPSDLLESSLFGHVKGAFTSAISAKKGLFEVANGGTLFLDEIGTMSMDMQAKILRVLQDRRFMHLGGTTELQVDVRIVAATNVNLQQAVKDGRFREDLFYRLNVITLELPPLRQRREDVPLLAQHFLKFYAEENGTEAPSLSPEALRVLMDYEWPGNVRELENAMERGVVLSTTRTLTPDLLPSQLTGATYTASLLDQRPDASLFDVMEDIERRIIADRLERCHWNQTEAAEFFKIPLSTLNQKIKRLNVEIKKRPRD; this comes from the coding sequence ATGCCCCAAGCTTTAACCGCACCACCCACCAACGCGACCGCCGCAGACCTCATCCGCATCCTCATCATCGACGATGAGCCCAGCATCCGCGAGTCCCTCGAGACCCTCCTCATCCTCGAAGGCTTCCACGTCACCCTCGCCATCGACGGACCCAACGGCCTCGACACCCTCTCCCACCAGGACTTCGATCTCCTCCTCCTCGACCTAGCCCTCCCCGGCGAATCCGGCATCGATCTCCTTCCCCGCATCACCGCCATGCACCCCCACCTGCCGGTCATCATGATCACCGCCTTCGGCACCGTCAACAACGTGGTCGACGCCATCCGCGCAGGCGCAGAGAACTTCGTCCAGAAGCCCTGGGACAATGAAAAGCTCCTCGCCGATATCCGCTCTGCCATAGCCCGCCATCGCGCGGAAGCCGAGGTCATCCAGCTCAAGCGAACCCTCAAGCAGCGCTACAACTTTGAAAACATCATCGGCAAGTCCGAGCCCATGCTCCGCCTCTTCGACACCGTAGCCCAGGTAGCCCCCAGCCGCTCCACAGTCCTGTTGCAAGGCGAGTCCGGCACCGGCAAAGAGCTCATCGCCAAAGCGATCCATCAGAACTCCCCCCGTCGCGACAAGCCCTTCATCCCCGTCAACACCGGCGCAATCCCCTCAGACCTGCTCGAGTCCAGCCTCTTCGGCCACGTCAAAGGAGCCTTTACCTCCGCAATCTCCGCCAAGAAGGGCCTCTTCGAAGTAGCCAACGGCGGAACCCTCTTCCTCGACGAGATCGGCACCATGTCCATGGACATGCAGGCCAAGATCCTCCGTGTCCTGCAAGACCGTCGTTTCATGCACCTCGGCGGCACAACGGAGCTCCAGGTAGACGTCCGCATCGTAGCCGCCACCAACGTCAACCTCCAGCAAGCCGTCAAAGATGGCCGCTTCCGTGAAGACCTCTTCTATCGCCTCAACGTCATCACCCTGGAACTCCCGCCCTTACGCCAGCGCCGCGAAGACGTCCCTCTCCTCGCCCAGCACTTCCTCAAGTTCTACGCAGAGGAAAACGGTACAGAAGCCCCCAGCCTCTCGCCCGAAGCCCTCCGCGTCCTCATGGACTACGAGTGGCCCGGCAACGTCCGCGAGCTGGAAAACGCCATGGAGCGCGGCGTAGTCCTCTCCACCACCCGCACCCTCACGCCAGACCTGCTCCCATCCCAGCTCACCGGCGCAACCTACACCGCATCCCTCCTCGACCAGCGCCCCGATGCCAGCCTCTTCGACGTCATGGAAGACATCGAGCGCCGCATCATCGCCGACCGCCTCGAGCGTTGCCACTGGAACCAGACCGAAGCCGCCGAGTTCTTCAAGATCCCCCTCAGCACCCTCAATCAAAAAATCAAGCGCCTCAACGTAGAGATCAAAAAGCGCCCCCGCGACTAA
- a CDS encoding TIR domain-containing protein produces the protein MSTKILMSFAMANQGAAFANWLRDKLMKHYSLYAVDDVYMDSVVARSGNTRHATFREDFVGDAPAGTASVTPDRRDHMRSPTGAMPIGAARADWNTLYKNAMREAQIMLFVYTEEYNDSVYCMQELGQFHMENGRRRRAHLPILRGVVLQFNPGNLFGMNQTHVTRIPVTRTNGMRMGLAWDHGDFILSPPHLQLLTTTLGPLI, from the coding sequence ATGTCGACAAAGATCCTGATGAGTTTTGCCATGGCGAACCAAGGAGCAGCCTTCGCCAACTGGCTGCGCGATAAGCTTATGAAGCATTACAGTCTCTACGCGGTTGACGACGTTTACATGGACTCCGTCGTCGCCCGTTCCGGCAACACTCGCCACGCCACGTTCAGAGAGGATTTTGTCGGCGATGCCCCAGCCGGCACCGCCTCCGTCACACCAGACCGCAGAGATCACATGCGTTCCCCCACCGGAGCCATGCCCATCGGTGCCGCGCGTGCAGACTGGAACACCCTTTACAAAAATGCCATGCGCGAAGCCCAGATCATGCTCTTCGTCTACACAGAGGAGTACAACGACAGTGTCTACTGCATGCAGGAGCTAGGCCAGTTCCACATGGAAAACGGCCGCCGTCGCCGCGCCCATCTCCCCATCCTTCGCGGCGTCGTCCTCCAGTTCAATCCTGGCAATCTCTTCGGCATGAACCAGACTCACGTCACCCGTATTCCCGTCACCAGGACCAACGGCATGCGCATGGGTCTCGCCTGGGATCACGGCGACTTCATCCTCAGCCCGCCCCACCTGCAACTCCTCACTACGACCCTCGGCCCGTTGATCTAG
- a CDS encoding energy transducer TonB, translating to MQKAIFGLLLMCGMVLSAGAQQGVDMPKHVIRVSGGVMAGRAMTKVDPVYPPEAREKKISEVVVLHAVIGADGTVKDLNAVSGPGILIASALEAVRQWTYEAYVLNGNTVAVDTTITANYSLDK from the coding sequence ATGCAGAAAGCTATCTTTGGATTGTTATTGATGTGTGGCATGGTGCTGAGTGCGGGTGCGCAGCAGGGCGTCGATATGCCGAAGCATGTGATTCGGGTTTCAGGTGGGGTGATGGCGGGACGGGCGATGACGAAGGTGGACCCGGTGTATCCGCCGGAGGCTCGGGAGAAGAAGATTTCCGAAGTAGTGGTGCTGCATGCGGTGATTGGGGCGGATGGGACGGTGAAGGATCTGAATGCGGTGAGCGGGCCTGGAATCCTGATCGCTTCCGCGCTGGAGGCGGTGCGGCAGTGGACGTATGAGGCTTATGTGCTGAATGGGAATACGGTGGCGGTGGATACGACTATTACGGCGAACTACTCGTTGGATAAGTAG
- a CDS encoding formylglycine-generating enzyme family protein yields the protein MEQQASTPKCCCTPRTSRVPESAPNNPAPLLNGPPPSPDASRIISLPGGEFLMGTDYEEAFAADGERPVRRVHLKPFQIDIYPVTNADFAAFVQATHYKTEAELYGWSFVFMNHIPKLQRGSLVTDTVAGAEWWCQVPGAVWNAPEGPGSDVARRSDHPVVHVTWNDALAYCDWSGNRLPTEAEWEYAARGGLVQKLYPWGNQLRPNGEHRCNIWQGTFPHEDTAEDGYAGTSPVKAYPPNGFGLYSITGNAWEWCMDWFGIPDSVDTVTEDPVGPPTGTVRVMKGGSFLCHKSYCNRYRVAARSSNTPDSSTSNLGFRCARSL from the coding sequence ATGGAACAACAAGCATCCACGCCGAAGTGCTGCTGCACACCTCGAACCTCTCGCGTTCCGGAATCAGCCCCTAACAACCCTGCGCCTCTCCTCAACGGCCCTCCACCATCCCCAGACGCAAGCCGCATAATCTCCCTGCCCGGAGGAGAATTCCTCATGGGGACAGACTATGAGGAAGCCTTCGCAGCGGACGGAGAACGCCCCGTCAGGCGAGTCCACCTCAAACCGTTCCAGATCGACATCTACCCCGTCACCAACGCAGACTTCGCAGCCTTCGTGCAAGCCACCCACTACAAGACAGAAGCTGAGCTCTACGGCTGGTCGTTCGTCTTCATGAATCACATTCCGAAGTTACAGCGTGGCTCGCTTGTAACGGACACCGTGGCGGGAGCTGAGTGGTGGTGCCAGGTTCCTGGCGCTGTCTGGAATGCGCCGGAGGGACCGGGCTCCGACGTGGCACGGCGCTCCGATCACCCAGTCGTCCACGTCACCTGGAACGACGCACTGGCCTATTGCGATTGGTCAGGCAACAGGCTTCCCACCGAAGCCGAATGGGAGTACGCAGCCCGCGGTGGTCTCGTCCAGAAGCTCTATCCCTGGGGGAATCAGCTTCGCCCCAATGGAGAACATCGCTGCAATATCTGGCAGGGCACGTTTCCGCACGAAGACACGGCGGAGGATGGATACGCCGGCACGTCGCCCGTGAAGGCTTATCCCCCAAATGGCTTCGGCCTCTACTCCATTACAGGCAATGCATGGGAGTGGTGCATGGACTGGTTTGGAATTCCCGATTCTGTCGACACAGTGACAGAAGACCCTGTTGGGCCGCCGACGGGAACGGTCCGCGTCATGAAAGGCGGATCGTTCCTCTGTCACAAGTCATACTGCAATCGTTATCGCGTCGCAGCCCGCAGCTCCAACACGCCCGACAGCTCCACCTCGAACCTCGGCTTCCGCTGCGCCCGCTCCCTGTAA
- a CDS encoding LLM class flavin-dependent oxidoreductase, translated as MTIQIGCDSFAAIGPDPVTGVARSGVERISDLLDEITLADEVGLDTFGLGEHHRAEYLDSAPVVLLAAAAARTKNIILTSAVTVLSAADPVRVFQEFATLDLISKGRAEMVVGRGSFIESFPLFGLELKDYDSLFAENLDLLMALRESTTVHWKGKHRAALTGQGVYPRPVQERIPIWLGVGGTPESFARAGMLGLPLMVAIIGGEPHRFRPLVDLYREAGKRAGHKPETLKVGVHALGYVAATDQQAADDFFPGYAEAFTKIGKERGWPPTTRRQFDALLGDTGALAVGGPERVASRVKYYDEVLGGISRFEFQMSVAALPHEKVLRAIRLLGETVRPTVLGI; from the coding sequence ATGACGATTCAGATTGGATGCGACAGCTTTGCGGCGATTGGGCCTGATCCGGTGACGGGTGTGGCCAGGAGTGGTGTGGAGCGGATCAGCGATCTGCTGGATGAGATCACGCTGGCCGATGAGGTGGGGCTGGATACGTTTGGGCTGGGGGAGCATCACCGGGCGGAGTATCTGGATTCTGCTCCGGTGGTGTTGCTGGCTGCGGCGGCTGCCCGGACGAAGAACATTATCCTGACCAGTGCGGTGACAGTGCTGAGTGCGGCTGATCCGGTGCGGGTGTTCCAGGAGTTTGCGACGCTGGACCTGATCAGCAAGGGACGAGCTGAGATGGTGGTGGGGCGGGGATCGTTCATTGAGAGCTTTCCGCTGTTTGGGCTGGAGTTGAAGGACTATGACTCGCTGTTTGCGGAGAACCTGGATCTATTGATGGCGCTGCGAGAGTCGACGACGGTTCATTGGAAGGGGAAACACAGGGCTGCCTTGACGGGGCAGGGAGTGTATCCGCGGCCGGTGCAGGAACGGATTCCGATCTGGCTTGGAGTGGGTGGGACGCCGGAGAGCTTCGCACGGGCGGGGATGCTGGGGCTGCCGCTGATGGTGGCGATCATTGGCGGGGAGCCGCATCGGTTTCGGCCGCTGGTGGATCTGTACCGTGAGGCTGGAAAGCGGGCTGGCCATAAGCCGGAGACGCTGAAGGTAGGAGTGCATGCGCTTGGGTATGTTGCGGCGACGGATCAGCAGGCTGCGGATGATTTCTTTCCGGGGTATGCGGAGGCGTTTACGAAGATTGGAAAGGAACGTGGTTGGCCACCTACGACCCGGAGGCAGTTCGACGCCTTGTTGGGGGATACAGGAGCGCTGGCGGTGGGTGGGCCCGAGCGGGTGGCGTCTCGGGTCAAGTACTATGACGAGGTGCTTGGGGGGATCAGCCGGTTCGAGTTTCAGATGAGCGTGGCTGCGCTGCCGCACGAGAAGGTGCTGCGGGCGATCCGGTTGCTGGGAGAGACGGTGCGGCCGACGGTTCTTGGGATTTGA
- a CDS encoding SDR family NAD(P)-dependent oxidoreductase: MSKLKDKIALVTGASRGIGAAIAKHLAADGANVAITYAKDATAAEAVVKAIEALGRKAFAVQADAADPVAVKAAVDQTVKTFGRIDILVNNAGTAIPKPFEDATLEEMDRVLDINVRGIFAATQAALKHMPNGGRIISIGSCVGERNFTPGLAVYAATKGAVKMFTQGLAREVGDRAITVNNVQPGPIDTDLNPAAGDWAAPQLANTALHRYGHVDEVAALVAFVASPEASYITGANLTVDGGTNA; encoded by the coding sequence ATGTCGAAACTCAAGGACAAAATCGCACTCGTAACAGGCGCCTCACGCGGCATCGGAGCCGCCATCGCTAAACACCTCGCAGCCGATGGCGCGAACGTCGCCATCACCTACGCCAAAGACGCAACCGCAGCGGAAGCCGTCGTCAAAGCCATTGAAGCCCTTGGCCGCAAAGCCTTCGCCGTCCAGGCCGACGCCGCCGACCCCGTAGCCGTCAAAGCCGCCGTCGACCAGACCGTAAAGACCTTCGGACGCATCGATATCCTCGTCAACAACGCCGGCACCGCCATCCCCAAGCCCTTTGAAGACGCCACCCTGGAAGAGATGGACCGCGTCCTGGACATCAACGTACGCGGCATCTTCGCCGCCACCCAGGCCGCGTTGAAGCACATGCCCAACGGCGGCCGCATCATCTCCATCGGCTCCTGCGTCGGCGAGCGCAACTTCACCCCCGGCCTCGCCGTCTACGCAGCCACCAAGGGTGCCGTCAAGATGTTCACCCAGGGCCTCGCACGTGAGGTCGGTGACCGCGCCATCACCGTCAATAACGTCCAGCCCGGCCCCATCGACACAGACCTCAATCCAGCCGCAGGCGATTGGGCCGCACCCCAGCTCGCCAACACCGCCCTCCACCGCTACGGCCACGTCGATGAAGTCGCCGCCCTGGTCGCCTTCGTCGCCAGCCCTGAGGCCTCCTACATCACCGGAGCCAACCTCACCGTAGACGGCGGAACCAACGCCTGA
- a CDS encoding amidohydrolase family protein has product MRCSVLMLVGVLVAGGGLYGQAAPRVVEHGVYGVHLIERSIGSEEYEISSTGLRRKLSVTTNTSERGMKHTTTTTLEYRADLAPSRFEQHTITPATATAAAVDHASVTEINGDQVTAHEAESTRSFAKPAVAFPGFANMPAAAQMMMMRYWLHHGRPQKLVLMRASADALPVEIRAVGHDVFNIKGAMVRLTRYTVENLVFGREVLWMNDRERLAGVMTFAAGLPQEEVLDEYKSAFDPLFGSAVRQEMLDLATLTRAVKPEASGSYAIVGARLIDATGAVPVENSVVIVRDGRIAAAGAASAVTVPAGMQVIHAEGQSVLPGLWEMHSHYSGVEFGPALLSAGITTARDCGGELLFLIAVRHAIAEEHQLGPRLLLAGLVDGDNHDAFGLFTAGTAEEGKSVVDMYADAHFDQIKVYTQIQPEVLRAISEEAHKRGMTVTGHVPAAVNAFEGVADGMDQINHLQFVTKAMVPEWSAAPFVLNDLKSDRAKRLIALLAAKQIVVDPTIGWGEMAGHPKSIPTWGLEPGVKAAPFPLAWRFNNIGVAGMDEAKFKDGMVAKLQVIGALFQAGVPIVAGSDTNLLGYGLDRELELYVQAGMTPMQAIQSATSVPARVMHHEGDSGTIAVGKRADLVLVMGNPAEKISDLRRVVSVVTEGRIYDSKAMGATVGFHR; this is encoded by the coding sequence ATGCGTTGTTCGGTTCTGATGCTGGTTGGCGTTCTCGTTGCGGGCGGTGGTCTCTACGGTCAGGCGGCTCCGCGTGTGGTGGAGCACGGAGTGTATGGGGTTCACCTGATCGAGCGGAGCATTGGGAGCGAGGAGTATGAGATCTCGTCTACTGGGCTGCGGCGAAAGCTCTCTGTGACGACGAATACGTCTGAGCGTGGGATGAAGCATACGACGACGACCACACTGGAGTATCGGGCGGACCTTGCGCCGAGCCGGTTTGAGCAGCATACGATTACCCCCGCGACGGCGACTGCGGCGGCGGTGGATCATGCTTCCGTCACTGAGATCAACGGCGATCAGGTGACGGCTCATGAAGCCGAGAGTACGCGCTCGTTTGCGAAGCCTGCGGTGGCGTTTCCGGGCTTTGCGAATATGCCTGCGGCGGCGCAGATGATGATGATGCGGTACTGGCTGCATCATGGGCGGCCGCAGAAGCTGGTGTTGATGCGCGCCTCCGCGGATGCTCTGCCGGTGGAGATTCGGGCGGTGGGGCATGATGTGTTCAACATCAAGGGCGCGATGGTTCGGCTGACGCGGTACACGGTGGAGAACCTGGTGTTTGGGCGTGAGGTCCTGTGGATGAACGACCGCGAACGCCTGGCGGGGGTGATGACGTTCGCTGCAGGGCTGCCGCAGGAGGAGGTGCTGGATGAGTACAAGTCCGCCTTCGATCCGCTGTTTGGAAGCGCGGTCCGGCAGGAGATGCTGGACCTGGCTACGCTGACGCGGGCGGTGAAGCCGGAGGCCTCCGGGAGCTATGCAATTGTGGGTGCGCGGCTGATCGACGCTACGGGTGCGGTGCCGGTTGAGAACTCTGTCGTGATCGTGCGGGACGGGAGGATTGCGGCTGCGGGTGCGGCGAGCGCTGTAACCGTTCCTGCGGGAATGCAGGTGATTCATGCGGAGGGGCAGTCTGTGCTGCCGGGGCTATGGGAGATGCATTCGCACTACTCCGGTGTGGAGTTTGGGCCGGCGCTTTTGTCTGCGGGGATTACGACTGCTCGGGACTGTGGTGGGGAGTTGCTGTTTCTGATCGCGGTGCGTCATGCGATTGCGGAGGAGCATCAGCTTGGGCCGAGGCTTCTGCTGGCGGGGTTGGTAGATGGCGATAACCACGATGCCTTTGGGCTGTTTACGGCTGGGACGGCGGAGGAGGGCAAGAGCGTCGTGGATATGTATGCCGACGCGCACTTCGACCAGATCAAGGTCTATACGCAGATACAGCCGGAGGTGCTGCGGGCGATCTCTGAAGAGGCGCACAAGCGCGGGATGACGGTGACGGGGCATGTACCGGCTGCGGTGAATGCGTTTGAGGGGGTGGCGGATGGGATGGATCAGATCAACCATCTGCAGTTTGTGACGAAGGCGATGGTGCCGGAGTGGTCGGCTGCGCCGTTTGTGCTGAACGATCTGAAGTCCGACCGGGCGAAGCGGCTGATCGCGTTACTGGCGGCGAAGCAGATCGTGGTGGACCCGACGATTGGGTGGGGCGAGATGGCCGGGCATCCGAAGAGTATTCCGACGTGGGGGCTGGAGCCGGGGGTGAAGGCTGCGCCGTTTCCGCTGGCGTGGCGGTTCAACAACATCGGGGTGGCGGGAATGGATGAGGCGAAGTTCAAGGACGGCATGGTGGCCAAGCTGCAGGTGATTGGCGCGCTGTTCCAGGCGGGAGTGCCGATCGTGGCGGGGAGCGATACGAACCTGCTGGGGTATGGGCTGGACCGGGAGCTGGAGCTGTATGTGCAGGCGGGGATGACGCCGATGCAGGCGATTCAATCGGCGACGAGTGTGCCGGCCCGGGTGATGCATCATGAGGGGGATTCGGGGACGATCGCGGTGGGGAAACGGGCGGACCTGGTACTGGTGATGGGGAATCCGGCGGAGAAGATCAGCGACCTGCGGCGGGTGGTGAGCGTGGTGACTGAAGGCAGGATATACGACAGTAAGGCGATGGGGGCTACGGTGGGCTTCCATCGGTAA
- a CDS encoding S9 family peptidase — protein sequence MRRVVYPLLALISLQANAQKRPITEKDLFSFVWIGDVQLSPTSPTVAFVQTTVSPDHSGYETALYTLDTATPNATPHRVTLGTRDQSPRWSPDGKQLAFIRSVEKDGHPTPPQLYLVSATSPQSPIKLTDLPKGASAPQWAPSGTAIAVESSTPQDQAKARLEATKKSRATGDEAHVSDIRIVNREVYRLNGEGNLDPTFVPQLYLVSLPKADGTQEAPWQLTGGRFGVEEYTWRPGSNWIFYTSTHEDEPYYDATEHNTLYGIEASQSTHPQAQPPAALTAELPLEAHGLALSPDGAHLAFHAEAFPIPPAKPVSHQQSDLFVLDLAWKKNAPTVAGAPRNLTVSKGYEMGSGVGGDNTAPRGGGRPAITWTPDSTHLLDVAGNLGSALLMSIDATTGDMTRLTARKQAVLNFTANSKDLIALVSNPIVIGDLYRIGQPSPEDTTREPIGLQTPLTHVNETLFSQLDLTLPQDIKVTPTVRPMDIPFVTIDTFVQLPPSFPMTKDATGAVIPAKPAHPYPTILNIHGGPHSAYGWVFDHEMLTMAARGYVVVYPNPRGSTTYGQNFANIIESNYPGDDFHDLMDTMDAVVAAGWSDPDKLGVTGGSGGGLLTDWTVTQTNRFKAAVAQRDIVDQAAWWYTADIGEFHQYWMPPAPFDNLEIYKAHSPITFINNIKTPMMFILGDADYRTPPTSGGEEFFRYLKYRKIPTVMVRFPRESHELSRSGEPWHRIERLENITAWFDKFLLNTPEPQYDIPTP from the coding sequence ATGCGTCGAGTCGTCTATCCGCTCCTAGCCCTCATCTCGCTTCAAGCGAACGCCCAGAAGCGCCCCATCACCGAGAAAGACCTCTTCTCCTTCGTCTGGATCGGCGACGTCCAACTCTCGCCCACCTCCCCCACCGTAGCCTTCGTCCAGACCACCGTCAGCCCGGACCATAGCGGCTACGAGACCGCCCTCTACACCCTCGACACCGCCACCCCCAACGCCACCCCGCACCGCGTCACCCTCGGCACCCGCGACCAATCCCCCCGCTGGTCCCCCGACGGCAAGCAACTAGCCTTCATCCGCTCGGTCGAAAAAGACGGCCACCCCACACCCCCACAGCTTTACTTAGTCTCAGCAACAAGCCCCCAGAGCCCCATCAAGCTCACCGACCTCCCTAAAGGCGCATCCGCCCCGCAATGGGCACCCTCCGGCACAGCCATCGCCGTCGAATCCAGCACCCCGCAAGACCAGGCCAAAGCCCGCTTGGAAGCCACAAAGAAGTCCCGCGCCACAGGCGACGAAGCCCACGTCTCCGATATCCGCATCGTAAACAGAGAGGTCTATCGCCTCAACGGTGAGGGCAACCTCGACCCCACCTTCGTCCCCCAGCTTTATCTCGTCTCGCTCCCGAAGGCGGACGGCACGCAGGAAGCTCCATGGCAGCTCACAGGCGGCCGCTTCGGTGTAGAGGAATACACCTGGCGTCCCGGCTCCAACTGGATCTTCTATACCTCCACGCACGAGGACGAGCCCTACTATGACGCGACCGAGCACAACACCCTCTACGGTATCGAAGCGTCCCAATCAACCCACCCGCAAGCCCAACCCCCAGCAGCCCTCACAGCAGAACTTCCCCTCGAAGCCCACGGCCTCGCCCTCTCACCCGACGGAGCCCACCTCGCCTTCCACGCCGAAGCCTTCCCCATCCCGCCCGCCAAGCCCGTCAGCCACCAGCAATCGGACCTCTTCGTCCTCGACCTCGCCTGGAAAAAGAACGCTCCCACCGTCGCCGGCGCACCCCGCAACCTGACCGTCAGCAAGGGCTACGAGATGGGCTCAGGCGTAGGCGGCGACAACACCGCCCCGCGCGGCGGTGGCCGCCCCGCCATCACCTGGACCCCGGACAGCACTCACCTCCTCGACGTAGCCGGCAACCTCGGCAGCGCCCTCCTCATGTCCATCGACGCCACCACCGGCGACATGACGCGCCTCACCGCCCGCAAACAAGCCGTCCTCAACTTCACCGCCAACAGCAAAGACCTCATCGCCCTCGTCTCCAACCCCATCGTCATAGGAGACCTCTACCGCATCGGCCAGCCCTCGCCAGAGGACACAACACGCGAGCCCATAGGCCTCCAGACCCCGCTCACCCACGTCAACGAGACCCTCTTCTCGCAGCTAGACCTCACCCTCCCCCAGGACATCAAAGTCACCCCCACCGTCCGCCCCATGGACATCCCCTTCGTCACCATCGACACCTTCGTCCAGCTCCCCCCATCCTTCCCCATGACGAAGGACGCCACCGGGGCAGTCATCCCAGCGAAGCCCGCGCACCCCTACCCCACCATCCTCAACATCCACGGCGGCCCCCACTCCGCCTACGGCTGGGTCTTTGACCACGAGATGCTCACCATGGCCGCCCGGGGCTACGTCGTCGTCTACCCCAACCCCCGCGGCAGCACCACCTACGGCCAGAACTTCGCCAACATCATCGAATCCAACTACCCCGGAGACGACTTCCACGACCTCATGGACACCATGGATGCCGTAGTAGCCGCAGGCTGGTCAGACCCCGACAAGCTGGGCGTCACCGGCGGCTCCGGCGGCGGTCTCCTCACCGACTGGACCGTCACCCAGACCAACCGTTTCAAAGCCGCCGTAGCCCAGCGCGATATCGTCGACCAGGCCGCCTGGTGGTACACTGCGGACATCGGCGAGTTCCACCAGTACTGGATGCCCCCCGCACCCTTCGACAACCTCGAAATCTACAAAGCCCACTCCCCCATCACCTTCATCAACAACATCAAGACCCCCATGATGTTCATCCTCGGCGACGCCGACTACCGCACCCCACCCACCTCCGGCGGCGAGGAGTTCTTCCGCTACCTCAAGTACCGCAAGATCCCCACAGTAATGGTCCGCTTCCCCCGCGAGTCCCACGAACTCTCCCGCTCCGGCGAACCCTGGCACCGCATCGAGCGCCTCGAAAACATCACAGCGTGGTTCGACAAGTTCCTCCTCAACACCCCCGAACCCCAATACGACATCCCCACCCCATAA
- a CDS encoding aromatic alcohol reductase, whose translation MNIAIAGATGALGTRITKSLIANGATVKALVRPGTDPSRLLPITKQGVEIAELNLDSPQELTRALQGTDCLISALLGLREVMVETQTTLLDAALKARVPRFIPSDYAMDFTRLTPGTNRNLDLHRDFQQRLDRSGIQATSILNGMFMDLLTGEAPFYLWKIRRVLCWGSPEQKMDFTTMDDTAAFTARAALDPTSPRWLKIAGDQRSARELAAIASNITGKPFKTLRPGGLPVLAAIINVARKLNSAPSEPFPAWQGMQYMHNMYEGKALMTDLANNRYPGMNWTTVQNLLTDFLQTRKV comes from the coding sequence ATGAACATAGCAATCGCAGGAGCAACCGGAGCCTTAGGCACCCGAATCACCAAGTCCCTCATAGCCAACGGAGCAACCGTAAAAGCCCTTGTCCGCCCCGGCACAGACCCCTCACGCCTCCTGCCTATAACAAAGCAAGGCGTAGAAATCGCCGAGCTGAACCTCGACTCCCCCCAGGAACTAACGAGAGCCCTCCAGGGCACCGACTGCCTCATAAGCGCCCTTTTAGGCCTGAGAGAAGTCATGGTCGAAACCCAAACCACCCTCCTCGACGCCGCCCTCAAAGCCCGCGTCCCCCGCTTCATCCCATCCGACTACGCCATGGACTTCACCCGCCTCACCCCCGGCACCAACCGCAACCTGGACCTCCACCGGGACTTTCAGCAGCGCCTCGACCGCAGCGGCATCCAGGCCACCTCCATCCTCAACGGCATGTTCATGGACCTCCTCACCGGCGAAGCCCCCTTCTATCTCTGGAAGATCCGCCGCGTCCTCTGCTGGGGCTCACCAGAACAGAAGATGGACTTCACCACCATGGACGACACCGCCGCCTTCACCGCCCGCGCCGCCCTCGACCCCACATCCCCCCGCTGGCTCAAAATCGCCGGCGACCAGCGCAGCGCCCGTGAACTAGCCGCCATCGCCAGCAACATCACCGGCAAACCCTTCAAAACCCTCCGCCCCGGAGGTCTGCCGGTCTTAGCCGCCATCATCAACGTAGCCCGCAAACTAAACTCAGCTCCCTCCGAGCCCTTTCCCGCCTGGCAGGGAATGCAGTACATGCACAATATGTATGAAGGCAAAGCCCTCATGACCGACCTCGCCAACAACCGCTACCCCGGCATGAACTGGACCACTGTCCAGAACCTGCTAACAGACTTCCTGCAAACTCGGAAAGTCTGA